From the genome of Pseudoliparis swirei isolate HS2019 ecotype Mariana Trench chromosome 10, NWPU_hadal_v1, whole genome shotgun sequence, one region includes:
- the LOC130200909 gene encoding kelch-like protein 10, whose protein sequence is MIDRAGPSLKSSVFNDLRLEGQFCDAVIKVEDVAFKIHRVILCECSDYFLVLFGPRCSPDKKVFVIPGVSPDIMRILIEFAYTGSVSVTTDNVQELLLAADQLGVMDVVKTCCDFLGERLSAENCVGIFRFADVVFCPELQRRAYRYMVDHFEGVARHEEFPLLSLQQLVGVLERDDLDVSDERVAFEAVLRWIRHVPEEREAHVAVLLSKVRLALMSMDYMQLTVLSNELVNTSTECRLMVRDAMDHIRTSKPSLDQLCNPLARPRLPNAILLAIGGWRGTHATNVIEVYDVRGDSWINLTNHSEQPRANHGSAVLNGSLYCIGGIYQTEPLNSVRRLDLSTRLWHEAASMCERRRFLSVAVLGQCIYALGGSDGFRALRTAERYRPEANQWSLIAPMQRHRSHAGSTTLHNKVYICGGFNGRECLQTAECYIPEANQWTMIARMNSPRGGLGSVAYAGRVYAVGGCDNNHRLNTAEAYDPADDSWREVASMSAPREHFGIEVLDNRIFVVGGDDGFTTHSDVQSYDAATNEWTEARGMEMFRSALSCCVVSGLPNIAEYVLPRDALPLHQYYTNQEELS, encoded by the exons ATGATCGACCGGGCCGGACCTTCGCTCAAGAGCTCGGTGTTCAACGATCTCCGTCTCGAGGGACAGTTTTGTGATGCAGTCATCAAAGTGGAGGACGTGGCATTTAAAATCCACAGAGTCATCCTGTGTGAATGCAGCGACTACTTCCT TGTTCTCTTCGGACCCCGGTGCAGTCCAGACAAGAAGGTTTTCGTCATACCGGGAGTGTCTCCCGACATCATGCGGATCCTCATTGAGTTTGCGTACACCGGCTCCGTTTCAGTCACTACAGACAACgtgcaggagctgctgctggcggcGGACCAGCTCGGCGTGATGGACgtcgtgaagacttgctgcgaCTTCCTCGGCGAGCGGCTCAGCGCGGAGAACTGCGTCGGCATCTTTCGGTTCGCCGACGTCGTCTTCTGCCCCGAACTGCAGCGCAGGGCCTACCGCTACATGGTCGATCACTTCGAGGGGGTCGCTCGCCACGAAGAGTTCCCGCTGCTGTCCCTGCAGCAGCTCGTCGGCGTCCTCGAAAGAGACGACCTCGACGTGAGCGACGAGCGCGTCGCCTTCGAGGCCGTCCTTCGTTGGATCCGCCACGTACCCGAAGAACGGGAAGCACACGTGGCGGTGCTCTTGTCGAAG GTGCGACTGGCCTTGATGAGTATGGACTACATGCAGCTCACGGTGTTGTCCAATGAGCTCGTGAATACCAGCACTGAGTGCCGGCTCATGGTCCGGGATGCCATGGATCATATCAGGACAAGCAAGCCCTCTCTCGATCAGCTCTGCAACCCTCTCGCCCGCCCTCGCCTGCCGAACGCCATCCTGTTGGCCATCGGAGGCTGGAGGGGCACTCATGCAACCAACGTCATCGAGGTGTACGACGTCCGCGGCGACTCCTGGATCAACCTGACAAACCATTCCGAGCAGCCCCGCGCCAACCACGGCTCCGCCGTCCTCAACGGGAGCCTCTACTGCATCGGCGGCATCTACCAGACGGAGCCTTTGAACAGCGTCCGCAGGCTCGACCTGAGCACGCGCCTCTGGCACGAGGCGGCCTCCATGTGCGAGCGCCGCCGCTTCCTGAGCGTCGCCGTGCTGGGCCAATGCATCTACGCCTTGGGAGGCTCCGATGGGTTCAGGGCGCTCAGAACGGCCGAGCGCTACAGGCCCGAGGCCAACCAGTGGAGTCTCATCGCGCCGATGCAAAGGCACCGGAGCCACGCCGGCAGCACAACGCTGCACAACAAG GTTTATATTTGTGGCGGGTTCAATGGGAGGGAGTGCCTGCAGACGGCGGAATGCTACATCCCGGAGGCCAACCAGTGGACCATGATCGCCCGCATGAACAGCCCGCGCGGCGGACTTGGCAGCGTTGCATATGCAGGTCGTGTCTATGCA GTTGGAGGCTGCGACAACAACCACCGCTTGAACACCGCAGAGGCGTACGACCCCGCGGACGACAGCTGGCGAGAAGTGGCGTCCATGTCGGCTCCCCGCGAGCACTTCGGCATCGAAGTGCTCGACAATCGGATCTTTGTCGTCGGGGGCGACGACGGCTTCACCACGCACTCCGACGTCCAGAGCTACGACGCGGCGACTAATGAGTGGACGGAGGCACGTGGCATGGAGATGTTCCGCAGTGCCCTGAGCTGCTGTGTGGTGTCCGGGCTCCCCAACATAGCCGAGTACGTTTTACCCCGGGACGCCCTGCCGCTTCACCAATACTATACAAACCAGGAAGAACTCTCCTGA